The Streptomyces sp. Alt3 genome has a segment encoding these proteins:
- the mshC gene encoding cysteine--1-D-myo-inosityl 2-amino-2-deoxy-alpha-D-glucopyranoside ligase, whose amino-acid sequence MHAWPASEVPALPGKGRDLRIHDTATGGRITLDPGPVARIYVCGITPYDATHMGHAATYNAFDLVQRVWLDTKRQVHYVQNVTDVDDPLLERAVRDGEDWTELAERETALFREDMTALRMLPPKHYIGAVEAIPGIVPLVERLRDAGAAYELDGDVYFSVESDPHFGEVSNLDAEAMRLLSAERGGDPERPGKKNPLDPMLWMAAREGEPSWDGGSLGRGRPGWHIECVAIALDHLGMTFDVQGGGSDLAFPHHEMGASHAQVLTGEHPFARAYVHAGMVGLDGEKMSKSKGNLVFVSALRRDDVDPAAIRLALLAHHYRSDWEWTDQVLADAVERLARWRAAVSRPDGLSADALVEEVREALADDLDTPAALAAVDRWAELQISGGGTDEGAPGLVSRTVDALLGVAL is encoded by the coding sequence ATGCATGCCTGGCCCGCTTCTGAGGTCCCCGCCCTGCCTGGCAAGGGCCGCGACCTTCGGATCCACGACACCGCGACCGGCGGACGGATCACCCTTGACCCCGGTCCCGTCGCCCGCATCTACGTCTGCGGCATCACGCCGTACGACGCGACCCACATGGGTCATGCGGCGACCTACAACGCGTTCGACCTCGTTCAGCGCGTGTGGCTCGACACCAAGCGGCAGGTTCACTACGTCCAGAACGTGACCGACGTGGATGATCCGCTGCTTGAGCGGGCCGTGCGCGACGGCGAGGACTGGACCGAGCTCGCGGAGCGCGAGACGGCACTCTTCCGGGAGGACATGACCGCCCTGCGCATGCTTCCCCCGAAGCACTACATCGGGGCGGTCGAGGCGATACCCGGCATCGTCCCGCTCGTGGAACGCCTCCGGGACGCGGGCGCCGCCTACGAACTCGACGGCGACGTGTACTTCTCCGTGGAGAGCGACCCGCACTTCGGCGAGGTCTCGAACCTGGACGCCGAGGCCATGCGACTGCTCTCCGCCGAGCGCGGCGGTGACCCGGAGCGCCCCGGCAAGAAGAACCCGCTCGACCCGATGCTCTGGATGGCCGCCCGTGAGGGCGAGCCGAGCTGGGACGGCGGCTCCCTCGGCCGCGGCAGGCCCGGCTGGCACATCGAGTGCGTCGCCATCGCCCTGGACCACCTGGGCATGACCTTCGACGTCCAGGGCGGCGGTTCCGACCTCGCCTTCCCGCACCACGAGATGGGCGCCTCGCACGCACAGGTGCTGACCGGGGAGCACCCGTTCGCCCGCGCCTACGTGCACGCCGGCATGGTCGGCCTCGACGGCGAGAAGATGTCCAAGTCCAAGGGCAACCTCGTCTTCGTCTCGGCGCTGCGCCGGGACGACGTGGACCCCGCCGCCATCAGGCTCGCCCTGCTCGCACACCACTACAGGTCCGACTGGGAGTGGACCGACCAGGTCCTGGCCGACGCGGTCGAGCGTCTCGCCCGGTGGCGCGCCGCCGTCTCCCGCCCCGACGGACTCTCCGCGGACGCCCTGGTCGAGGAGGTGCGGGAGGCCCTGGCCGACGACCTCGACACCCCGGCCGCACTGGCCGCCGTGGACCGCTGGGCCGAGCTCCAGATCTCCGGGGGCGGCACGGACGAGGGCGCGCCCGGCCTCGTCTCGCGCACCGTCGACGCCCTGCTGGGCGTCGCGCTCTGA
- a CDS encoding PAC2 family protein — protein MIELEGVPELIDPVMVAAFEGWNDAGDAASTAVAHLDREWKGEVFAALDAEDYYDFQVNRPTVWMDGGTRKITWPTTRLSVVRVGGEKPRDLVLIRGIEPSMRWRSYCNEILGFAHELGVEMVVVLGALLGDTPHTRPVPVSGVTSDPDLARTMDLEETRYEGPTGIVGILQEACTHAGVPAVSLWAAVPHYVSQPPNPKATLALLNRLEDLLGLRIPLGELPEDARAWQLGVDQLAAEDSEVAEYVQTLEEARDTAELPEASGEAIAREFERYLRRRDVGGPGQGPGGHATESGDMPYLRDTSGGRTRPPKPQRPEKGRPKDGKDGDGGDAPEDPPAAGPDGNASDD, from the coding sequence GTGATCGAGCTCGAGGGGGTACCCGAGCTGATCGACCCGGTCATGGTGGCCGCGTTCGAGGGCTGGAACGACGCCGGGGACGCCGCCTCCACCGCGGTCGCGCATCTGGACCGGGAGTGGAAGGGCGAGGTCTTCGCGGCGCTCGACGCCGAGGACTACTACGACTTCCAGGTCAACCGGCCCACGGTGTGGATGGACGGCGGGACACGCAAGATCACCTGGCCCACCACACGGCTCTCCGTGGTCCGGGTCGGCGGCGAGAAACCCCGTGACCTGGTGCTGATCCGTGGCATCGAGCCCTCCATGCGCTGGCGTTCGTACTGCAACGAGATCCTGGGCTTCGCCCATGAGCTGGGCGTCGAGATGGTGGTCGTCCTGGGTGCGCTGCTCGGCGACACCCCGCACACCAGGCCGGTCCCGGTCAGCGGGGTCACGTCGGATCCGGACCTGGCGAGGACCATGGACCTGGAGGAGACCAGGTACGAGGGCCCGACCGGCATCGTGGGCATCCTCCAGGAGGCCTGCACACACGCGGGGGTTCCCGCGGTCAGCCTGTGGGCGGCGGTCCCGCACTACGTGTCGCAGCCGCCGAACCCGAAGGCGACGCTCGCGCTCCTGAACCGTCTGGAGGACCTGCTCGGTCTGCGGATCCCGCTGGGCGAGCTGCCCGAGGACGCCCGCGCCTGGCAGCTCGGGGTCGACCAGCTGGCCGCCGAGGACAGTGAGGTCGCGGAGTACGTGCAGACGCTGGAGGAGGCGCGGGACACCGCCGAGCTGCCCGAGGCGTCCGGCGAGGCCATCGCCCGCGAGTTCGAGCGCTATCTGCGCCGCAGGGACGTCGGAGGTCCCGGTCAGGGGCCGGGCGGTCATGCCACGGAGAGCGGTGACATGCCCTATCTGCGGGACACCTCCGGCGGGCGTACGCGGCCGCCGAAGCCGCAGCGTCCGGAGAAGGGCCGCCCCAAGGACGGCAAGGACGGCGACGGCGGCGACGCACCCGAGGACCCGCCTGCCGCGGGTCCGGACGGGAACGCCTCGGACGACTGA
- a CDS encoding enolase C-terminal domain-like protein, with protein MSLTVVDFEVDDIRFPTSEQLDGSDAMNPDPDYSAAYVVLRTDGTDGPGGTGEEGHGFCFTIGRGNDVMAAAIETLRSYVVGRPVPRDAADLAALYRTLTHDSQLRWLGPEKGVMHMAAGAVVNAAWDLAAKLAGKPVWQFLGEMTPEELVSLVDFRYLTDALTPQEALDILRAAEPGRAERTERLLAEGYPAYTTSPGWLGYDDDKLVRLAKEAVADGFTQIKLKVGADLDDDIRRLAVARQAVGPGIRIAVDANQRWDVADAVEWMKALAPYDPYWIEEPTSPDDVLGHAAVRAGQPVKVATGEHIANRVVFKQLLQAGAVDFVQIDAARVAGVNENLAVLLLAAKYGVPVCPHAGGVGLCELVQHLSMFDYVAVSGSREDRVIEYVDHLHEHFADPAVIEDGHYVTPRAPGFSARMLPASIAGHRYPQGHVWQARRTPEETGR; from the coding sequence ATGAGTCTGACCGTCGTGGATTTCGAGGTCGACGACATCCGGTTTCCCACCTCGGAACAGCTGGACGGCTCGGATGCCATGAACCCCGACCCCGACTACTCCGCCGCCTATGTCGTCCTGCGCACGGACGGCACCGACGGCCCGGGCGGCACAGGTGAGGAAGGGCACGGGTTCTGCTTCACCATCGGCCGCGGCAACGATGTCATGGCCGCGGCCATCGAGACGCTGCGCTCCTATGTGGTGGGGCGGCCCGTCCCGCGGGACGCGGCGGACCTCGCCGCCCTGTACCGCACGCTCACCCACGACTCCCAGCTGCGCTGGCTCGGCCCCGAGAAGGGCGTGATGCACATGGCGGCAGGAGCCGTCGTCAACGCCGCCTGGGACCTCGCCGCGAAACTGGCGGGCAAGCCCGTCTGGCAGTTCCTCGGCGAGATGACACCCGAGGAACTCGTCTCCCTCGTCGACTTCCGCTACCTCACGGACGCACTCACCCCGCAGGAGGCGCTCGACATCCTCCGTGCCGCGGAGCCCGGCCGGGCCGAGCGCACCGAGCGGCTCCTCGCCGAGGGCTATCCCGCGTACACCACCTCACCCGGCTGGCTGGGATACGACGACGACAAGCTCGTGCGCCTCGCCAAGGAGGCCGTCGCGGACGGCTTCACCCAGATCAAGCTGAAGGTCGGGGCCGACCTGGACGACGACATCCGCCGGCTCGCGGTCGCCCGTCAGGCGGTCGGCCCCGGCATCCGGATCGCCGTCGACGCCAACCAGCGCTGGGACGTGGCCGACGCGGTGGAGTGGATGAAGGCACTCGCCCCGTACGACCCGTACTGGATCGAGGAGCCGACCAGCCCCGACGACGTACTCGGCCACGCCGCCGTGCGTGCCGGGCAGCCGGTCAAGGTCGCCACCGGCGAACACATCGCCAACAGGGTCGTCTTCAAGCAGCTGCTCCAGGCCGGTGCGGTCGACTTCGTCCAGATCGACGCCGCGCGCGTCGCCGGGGTCAACGAGAACCTGGCGGTCCTGCTGCTCGCGGCCAAGTACGGAGTCCCGGTCTGCCCCCACGCCGGTGGCGTCGGACTGTGCGAGCTGGTCCAGCACCTCTCGATGTTCGACTACGTCGCGGTGTCCGGCAGCCGGGAGGACCGTGTCATCGAGTACGTCGACCACCTCCACGAGCACTTCGCCGACCCCGCCGTGATCGAGGACGGCCACTACGTCACCCCCCGCGCACCGGGCTTCTCGGCCCGGATGCTTCCCGCCTCGATCGCCGGACACCGCTATCCGCAGGGCCACGTCTGGCAGGCCCGCCGCACACCCGAGGAGACCGGCCGATGA
- a CDS encoding SDR family NAD(P)-dependent oxidoreductase, with product MTATQDFDGLSALVTGGASGIGAAVATQLLARGARVAVLDLDPGGAPAGALALRADVTDDDAVRNAVERAATELGGLHTVVSNAGIGSIGTVEDNADEEWTRVLDLNVLGMVRTARHALPHLRRAATARPGAVSITQTCSIAATAGLPQRALYSASKGAVLSLTLAMAADHVREGIRVNCVNPGTADTPWIGRLLGQAEDPAAERAALDARQPLGRLVSADEVAAAVVYLASPAAASVTGTALAVDGGMQGLRLRPDPSQG from the coding sequence ATGACCGCCACGCAGGATTTCGACGGACTGTCCGCACTCGTGACGGGGGGCGCGTCCGGCATCGGGGCGGCCGTGGCCACCCAGCTGCTCGCCCGGGGGGCGCGCGTCGCGGTGCTCGACCTCGATCCGGGAGGCGCCCCCGCGGGAGCCCTCGCGCTCCGTGCCGACGTGACGGACGACGACGCCGTACGGAACGCCGTCGAGCGGGCGGCCACCGAACTGGGCGGCCTGCACACGGTGGTCTCCAACGCGGGGATCGGCTCGATCGGCACCGTCGAGGACAACGCCGACGAGGAGTGGACCCGCGTCCTGGACCTCAACGTGCTCGGCATGGTCCGCACCGCCCGCCACGCGCTGCCCCACCTGCGCCGGGCCGCCACCGCGCGGCCCGGCGCCGTGTCGATCACCCAGACCTGCTCCATCGCCGCCACCGCCGGTCTGCCGCAGCGCGCGCTCTACAGCGCGAGCAAGGGCGCCGTGCTCTCCCTCACCCTGGCGATGGCCGCCGACCACGTACGGGAGGGAATCAGGGTGAACTGCGTCAATCCCGGCACCGCGGACACCCCCTGGATCGGCCGGCTGCTCGGGCAGGCCGAGGACCCGGCCGCGGAGCGTGCCGCGCTCGACGCCCGCCAGCCGCTGGGACGGCTGGTGTCCGCCGACGAGGTCGCCGCCGCGGTCGTCTACCTGGCAAGCCCGGCCGCCGCTTCCGTCACCGGGACGGCGCTCGCCGTCGACGGAGGGATGCAGGGCCTGCGGCTGCGCCCGGACCCCTCGCAGGGCTGA
- a CDS encoding FadR/GntR family transcriptional regulator, which produces MAVTDEAIEKIKGMIVSGALAPGDRLPKESELAAELGLSRNSLREAVRALSLIRILDVRQGDGTYVTSLDPQLLLEALSFVVDFHRDDTVLEFFAVRRILEPAATAMAALRIEEDQLDALSAQLDALGPEPSVEALVAGDLEFHRGIVQSSGNSVLCSLLDGLSGPTTRARVWRGLTQEDAVNRTLREHRAILAALRDRDAEAARSWATVHVASVEQWLRSTL; this is translated from the coding sequence ATGGCCGTCACCGACGAAGCGATCGAAAAAATCAAGGGAATGATCGTCTCAGGTGCGCTGGCCCCGGGAGACCGGCTCCCCAAGGAGAGCGAACTCGCGGCCGAGCTGGGCCTGTCGCGCAACTCGCTGCGCGAGGCGGTGCGCGCGCTGTCGCTGATCCGCATCCTCGACGTCCGTCAGGGCGACGGCACGTACGTCACCAGCCTGGATCCGCAGCTGCTCCTGGAGGCTCTCAGCTTCGTGGTGGACTTCCACCGCGACGACACCGTGCTGGAGTTCTTCGCGGTCCGCCGGATCCTGGAACCGGCGGCCACGGCGATGGCGGCGCTGCGTATCGAGGAGGATCAGCTGGACGCCCTGAGCGCCCAGCTGGACGCGCTGGGGCCCGAGCCCTCGGTGGAAGCGCTGGTCGCCGGCGATCTGGAGTTCCACCGCGGCATCGTCCAGTCCTCCGGCAACTCGGTGCTGTGCTCCCTGCTGGACGGCCTCTCCGGCCCGACCACCCGGGCCAGGGTGTGGCGCGGGCTGACCCAGGAGGACGCGGTCAACCGCACCCTGCGCGAGCACCGGGCGATCCTTGCCGCCCTGCGGGACCGGGACGCCGAGGCGGCCCGGTCCTGGGCGACGGTGCACGTGGCGAGCGTGGAGCAGTGGCTGCGCTCGACCCTGTGA
- a CDS encoding LLM class flavin-dependent oxidoreductase, which produces MAELFAQADEFLTEATGAWGATVSSPQGRPPVALLAHATAPYRLAATHGDVVLVTPPDTAALVAVREEVEALREEAGRSAGSLRVFADVNVVLGDSQEAADARRAGLEEAAGAPFTSDAAVFSGTPDGLADLLEEWFTEGGADGFRLRPAVLPDDLEVIVTGLVPVLQRRGLFRTAYSARTLRGHLGLD; this is translated from the coding sequence TTGGCCGAACTCTTCGCGCAGGCGGACGAGTTCCTGACCGAGGCCACCGGGGCATGGGGCGCCACCGTGTCCTCCCCGCAGGGCAGGCCGCCGGTGGCTCTGCTCGCGCACGCCACGGCCCCTTACCGGCTGGCGGCCACGCACGGCGACGTGGTCCTCGTGACTCCCCCGGACACCGCCGCGCTGGTCGCCGTGCGCGAGGAGGTGGAGGCGCTCCGGGAGGAGGCCGGCCGGTCCGCGGGCTCGCTGAGGGTCTTCGCCGACGTGAACGTCGTGCTCGGAGACAGCCAGGAGGCGGCCGACGCACGCCGGGCCGGCCTGGAGGAGGCCGCCGGTGCTCCGTTCACCTCGGACGCCGCCGTTTTCTCCGGCACGCCCGACGGCCTGGCGGACCTTCTCGAGGAGTGGTTCACCGAAGGTGGCGCCGACGGTTTCCGGCTGCGGCCGGCGGTGCTCCCCGACGACCTGGAGGTGATCGTCACAGGACTGGTGCCCGTCCTGCAGCGGCGTGGGCTCTTCCGCACCGCCTATTCCGCCCGGACCCTGCGCGGCCACCTCGGCCTCGACTGA
- a CDS encoding glycerol-3-phosphate dehydrogenase/oxidase, producing MTTLQSVPALGTHPASGSLPSRAETREQLSKATYDLLVIGGGILGISTAWHAAQSGLRVALVDAGDFAGATSSASSKLLHGGLRYLQTGAVKLVAENHFERRAVSRQVAPHLANPLTFYLPVYKGGPHGAAKLGAGVFAYSALSAFGDGVGHVISPARAQRDVPELRTDNLKAVAVYGDDQMNDARMALMTVRAAVDAGAVVLNHAAVTGLRFTKGRVTGAELEDRQDGTEFGVDARLVLNATGPWVDHLRKLEDPNSAPSIRLSKGAHLVLKRTRPWKAALATPIDKYRITFALPWEDMLLLGTTDEEYEGDPADVAVTEKDTAQILDEAAFSVRDQQLSRDLITYSFAGLRVLPGGPGNTSKAKRETVVTEGRGGMLSVAGGKWTTFRHIGRTVMNKLAELPGHPLAEDMEPMARLPKKVPLPGIANPNAVAHRLLVDGGTPGPRMSADTARHLATHYGSLSFDIARLANENPALGERIHPDAPEIWAQVAYARDREWAETADDVLRRRTTLTIRGLATDDVRSKVEDMLADGR from the coding sequence ATGACCACCCTGCAGAGCGTCCCCGCCCTCGGGACGCATCCGGCCTCCGGCTCCCTCCCGAGCCGCGCCGAGACCCGGGAGCAGCTGTCCAAGGCGACGTACGACCTCCTGGTGATCGGCGGCGGCATCCTGGGCATCTCCACCGCCTGGCATGCCGCGCAGTCCGGGCTGCGGGTGGCGCTGGTGGACGCCGGTGACTTCGCCGGCGCCACCTCCTCCGCGTCCTCCAAGCTGCTCCACGGCGGTCTGCGCTACCTCCAGACCGGCGCGGTGAAGCTGGTCGCGGAGAACCACTTCGAGCGGCGCGCGGTGTCCCGTCAGGTCGCCCCGCACCTGGCCAACCCGCTCACCTTCTACCTGCCCGTCTACAAGGGCGGACCGCACGGCGCCGCCAAGCTCGGCGCGGGTGTGTTCGCCTACTCGGCGCTGTCCGCGTTCGGTGACGGCGTCGGCCACGTGATCAGCCCGGCCCGGGCACAGCGCGACGTGCCGGAGCTGCGCACCGACAACCTGAAGGCCGTCGCGGTCTACGGCGACGACCAGATGAACGACGCCCGGATGGCGCTGATGACGGTCCGCGCGGCCGTGGACGCGGGCGCCGTGGTCCTCAACCACGCCGCGGTGACCGGCCTGCGGTTCACCAAGGGCCGGGTCACCGGTGCCGAGCTGGAGGACCGTCAGGACGGCACGGAGTTCGGCGTCGACGCCCGCCTCGTGCTGAACGCCACCGGCCCGTGGGTCGACCACCTGCGGAAGCTGGAGGACCCGAACTCGGCCCCCTCCATACGTCTGTCCAAGGGCGCCCACCTCGTCCTCAAGCGCACCCGGCCGTGGAAGGCCGCGCTGGCGACGCCCATCGACAAGTACCGCATCACGTTCGCCCTGCCGTGGGAGGACATGCTGCTGCTCGGTACGACGGACGAGGAGTACGAGGGTGACCCGGCAGACGTCGCGGTCACCGAGAAGGACACGGCGCAGATCCTCGACGAGGCCGCGTTCTCGGTCCGGGACCAGCAGCTGTCCCGCGACCTGATCACCTACTCCTTCGCGGGGCTCCGGGTGCTGCCGGGCGGTCCCGGGAACACCTCGAAGGCCAAGCGCGAGACGGTCGTGACCGAGGGCCGCGGCGGGATGCTGTCGGTCGCGGGCGGCAAGTGGACGACGTTCCGCCACATCGGCCGCACGGTGATGAACAAGCTGGCCGAACTGCCCGGGCACCCCCTCGCCGAGGACATGGAGCCGATGGCGCGGCTGCCGAAGAAGGTGCCGCTGCCCGGTATCGCCAACCCGAACGCGGTCGCGCACCGGCTGCTGGTCGACGGCGGTACGCCGGGGCCGCGGATGTCCGCCGACACGGCACGGCACCTCGCGACCCACTACGGCTCGCTGTCGTTCGACATCGCGCGGCTGGCGAACGAGAACCCGGCCCTCGGAGAGCGCATCCACCCCGACGCCCCGGAGATCTGGGCTCAGGTGGCGTACGCGCGCGACCGCGAGTGGGCCGAGACGGCGGACGACGTGCTGCGCCGCCGGACGACGCTGACGATCCGGGGCCTCGCGACCGACGACGTCCGGTCCAAGGTCGAGGACATGCTGGCCGACGGCCGCTGA
- the glpK gene encoding glycerol kinase GlpK — translation MTDAHTTGPFIAAIDQGTTSSRCIVFDKDGRIVSVDQKEHEQIFPKPGWVEHDATEIWENVQEVVAGAIVKAGITSADVKAIGITNQRETTLLWDKNTGEPVHNALVWQDTRTDALCKELGRNVGQDRFRRETGLPLASYFAGPKVRWLLDNVEGLRERAERGDILFGTMDSWVIWNLTGGTDGGVHVTDVTNASRTLLMNLHTMQWDDKIVQSLEIPSSVLPEIRSSAEVYGNAKGGVLDGVPVASALGDQQAALFGQTCFAQGEAKSTYGTGTFMLMNTGHTPVNSYNGLLTTVGYQIGEQKPVYALEGSIAVTGSLVQWMRDQMGLIKSAAEIETLASSVEDNGGAYFVPAFSGLFAPYWRPDARGVIAGLTRYVTKAHIARAVLEATAWQTREISDAMTKDSGVELTALKVDGGMTSNNLLMQTLSDFLDAPVVRPMVAETTCLGAAYAAGLAVGFWPDTDALRANWRRAAEWTPRMAADTRDREYKSWLKAVERTMGWIEDEES, via the coding sequence GTGACCGACGCACACACCACCGGCCCGTTCATCGCGGCCATCGACCAGGGCACCACGTCCAGCCGCTGCATCGTCTTCGACAAGGACGGCCGGATCGTCTCGGTCGACCAGAAGGAGCACGAGCAGATCTTCCCCAAGCCCGGCTGGGTCGAGCACGACGCGACCGAGATCTGGGAGAACGTCCAGGAGGTCGTGGCCGGGGCGATCGTCAAGGCCGGCATCACCTCCGCCGACGTCAAGGCGATCGGGATCACCAACCAGCGCGAGACCACGCTGCTCTGGGACAAGAACACCGGTGAGCCCGTCCACAACGCCCTCGTCTGGCAGGACACCCGCACCGACGCGCTCTGCAAGGAGCTCGGCCGCAACGTCGGCCAGGACCGCTTCCGCCGCGAGACGGGCCTGCCGCTCGCGTCGTACTTCGCCGGCCCGAAGGTCCGCTGGCTGCTCGACAACGTCGAGGGGCTGCGCGAGCGCGCCGAGCGGGGCGACATCCTCTTCGGCACCATGGACTCCTGGGTCATCTGGAACCTGACCGGCGGCACCGACGGCGGCGTCCACGTCACCGACGTCACCAACGCCTCGCGCACCCTCCTGATGAACCTGCACACGATGCAGTGGGACGACAAGATCGTCCAGTCGCTGGAGATCCCGTCCTCCGTCCTGCCCGAGATCCGGTCCTCCGCCGAGGTGTACGGCAACGCCAAGGGCGGCGTCCTCGACGGCGTCCCGGTGGCCTCCGCGCTCGGCGACCAGCAGGCCGCGCTGTTCGGCCAGACCTGTTTCGCGCAGGGCGAGGCCAAGTCCACGTACGGCACCGGCACCTTCATGCTGATGAACACCGGCCACACCCCGGTGAACTCCTACAACGGGCTGCTGACGACCGTCGGCTACCAGATCGGCGAGCAGAAGCCGGTCTACGCCCTCGAGGGTTCCATCGCCGTCACCGGTTCGCTGGTCCAGTGGATGCGCGACCAGATGGGGCTGATCAAGTCCGCGGCCGAGATCGAGACGCTCGCCTCCTCCGTCGAGGACAACGGCGGCGCGTACTTCGTGCCCGCGTTCTCCGGCCTGTTCGCCCCGTACTGGCGTCCCGACGCCCGCGGTGTGATCGCCGGACTGACCCGGTACGTCACCAAGGCGCACATCGCCCGTGCCGTGCTCGAGGCCACCGCCTGGCAGACCCGCGAGATCAGCGACGCCATGACCAAGGACTCCGGCGTCGAACTGACCGCGCTCAAGGTCGACGGCGGCATGACCTCCAACAACCTGCTGATGCAGACGCTCTCCGACTTCCTGGACGCGCCCGTGGTGCGCCCCATGGTCGCCGAGACCACCTGCCTCGGCGCCGCCTACGCCGCCGGTCTCGCCGTCGGCTTCTGGCCGGACACCGACGCGCTGCGCGCCAACTGGCGCCGCGCCGCCGAGTGGACACCCCGCATGGCCGCGGACACCCGCGACCGCGAGTACAAGAGCTGGCTCAAGGCCGTCGAACGGACCATGGGCTGGATCGAGGACGAAGAGAGCTGA
- a CDS encoding MIP/aquaporin family protein, whose protein sequence is MSSSDIFIGETIGTAVLVLLGGGVCAAVTLRRSKAHNAGWLAITFGWGFAVLTGAYIASGVSGAHLNPAVTIGLAIQGGTAWSDVPLYLASELLGAIIGAVLVWAVYYGQFHAHLTDPEVVKDQPAEEGMVDQSAAPKAGPVLGIFTTGPEIRHGVQNVVTEIIATFVLVLAILTQGLNDEGNGLGALGALITALVVVGIGLSLGGPTGYAINPVRDLGPRIVHALLPLPNKGGSDWGYAWVPVVGPLIGAALAGGLYNLAFA, encoded by the coding sequence GTGTCCAGCTCCGACATCTTCATCGGCGAGACCATCGGTACCGCCGTACTCGTACTGCTCGGCGGCGGTGTCTGTGCCGCCGTCACGCTCAGGCGCTCCAAGGCGCACAACGCCGGCTGGCTGGCCATCACCTTCGGGTGGGGCTTCGCCGTACTGACCGGCGCCTACATAGCCTCCGGCGTGTCCGGTGCCCACCTCAATCCGGCGGTCACGATCGGCCTGGCGATCCAGGGCGGCACCGCGTGGAGCGACGTGCCCCTGTACCTCGCGTCCGAACTGCTCGGCGCGATCATCGGGGCCGTGCTCGTCTGGGCCGTCTACTACGGACAGTTCCACGCGCACCTCACCGACCCCGAGGTCGTGAAGGACCAGCCGGCCGAGGAGGGCATGGTCGACCAGTCGGCGGCGCCGAAGGCGGGCCCCGTCCTCGGCATCTTCACCACCGGCCCGGAGATCCGGCACGGGGTGCAGAACGTCGTCACGGAGATCATCGCCACGTTCGTGCTCGTCCTGGCGATCCTCACGCAGGGCCTCAACGACGAGGGCAACGGCCTCGGTGCCCTCGGTGCCCTGATCACCGCGCTGGTGGTCGTCGGGATCGGTCTGTCACTCGGCGGCCCGACCGGTTACGCGATCAACCCGGTGCGCGACCTCGGACCGCGCATCGTGCACGCGTTGCTGCCGCTTCCGAACAAGGGCGGGTCGGACTGGGGCTACGCCTGGGTACCGGTGGTAGGACCGCTCATCGGGGCCGCACTCGCCGGCGGGCTCTACAACCTCGCCTTCGCCTGA
- a CDS encoding IclR family transcriptional regulator: protein MAKNIQSLERAAAMLRLLAGGERRLGLSDIASSLGLAKGTAHGILRTLQLEGFVEQDPASGRYQLGAELLRLGNSYLDVHELRARALVWTDDLARSSGESVHLGVLHQRGVLIVHHVFRPDDSRQVLEVGAMQPLHSTALGKVIAAYDPVAHSEATEVELRPFTPRTVTGEEEFESLLDLIRAQGWAADVEETWEGVAAVAAPIHDRRRMPVGAVAVTGAVERVCAGGELRPELVAAVRDCARAVSRDLGAGRF, encoded by the coding sequence ATGGCGAAGAACATCCAGTCGCTCGAGCGGGCAGCGGCGATGCTGCGTCTGCTGGCCGGCGGCGAGCGCCGGCTCGGGCTGTCCGACATCGCGTCCTCACTGGGGCTGGCCAAAGGCACCGCGCACGGCATTCTGCGCACCCTCCAGCTCGAGGGCTTCGTCGAGCAGGACCCCGCGTCCGGCCGCTACCAGCTGGGCGCCGAGCTGCTGCGCCTGGGCAACAGCTATCTCGACGTGCACGAGCTGCGGGCCCGCGCGCTGGTGTGGACCGACGACCTGGCCCGCTCCAGCGGCGAGAGCGTCCATCTGGGCGTGCTGCACCAGCGCGGCGTCCTGATCGTCCACCACGTCTTCAGGCCCGACGACAGCCGCCAGGTGCTGGAGGTCGGCGCCATGCAGCCGTTGCACTCCACCGCCCTGGGCAAGGTCATCGCGGCCTACGACCCGGTCGCGCACAGCGAGGCCACCGAGGTGGAGCTGCGCCCCTTCACGCCGCGCACGGTCACGGGCGAGGAGGAGTTCGAGTCACTGCTCGACCTGATCCGGGCACAGGGCTGGGCGGCCGACGTGGAGGAGACGTGGGAGGGCGTGGCGGCGGTGGCCGCCCCCATCCACGACCGGCGCAGGATGCCGGTCGGCGCCGTGGCCGTGACGGGCGCCGTGGAACGCGTCTGCGCGGGCGGCGAGCTGCGGCCCGAACTCGTCGCCGCCGTGCGCGACTGCGCCCGCGCCGTCTCACGGGACCTGGGCGCCGGACGCTTCTGA